A genomic region of Gossypium hirsutum isolate 1008001.06 chromosome D01, Gossypium_hirsutum_v2.1, whole genome shotgun sequence contains the following coding sequences:
- the LOC107922236 gene encoding zinc finger A20 and AN1 domain-containing stress-associated protein 8 codes for MDPLDETGRQASEGPILCVNNCGFFGSAATMNMCSKCHKAMILKQEQAQLVASSIDSIVNGSTSGNGKEPSVAAALAVQCGNFGSKIESSIDPSHMTFGGMKTKEGPNRCNACHKRVGLTGFSCRCGNIFCAAHRYSDKHNCPFDYRTAARDAIAKANPVVRAEKLDKI; via the coding sequence ATGGACCCTCTTGATGAGACAGGCCGCCAAGCTTCAGAAGGCCCCATCCTGTGTGTTAATAACTGTGGTTTCTTTGGAAGTGCGGCTACCATGAATATGTGCTCCAAATGTCACAAGGCAATGATCCTGAAGCAGGAACAGGCACAACTCGTAGCATCATCCATCGATAGCATTGTTAATGGCAGCACTAGCGGGAATGGTAAGGAACCATCTGTTGCTGCTGCTTTGGCTGTGCAATGTGGAAATTTTGGGTCAAAAATTGAATCATCCATCGATCCATCCCATATGACCTTCGGTGGGATGAAAACAAAAGAGGGTCCCAACAGGTGTAATGCATGCCACAAGCGTGTTGGTTTGACAGGATTTAGCTGCAGGTGTGGAAACATCTTCTGTGCAGCGCATAGGTACTCTGACAAACACAACTGTCCTTTCGATTATAGGACAGCCGCCCGCGATGCTATTGCTAAAGCCAATCCGGTAGTGAGGGCTGAGAAACTTGATAAAATCTAA
- the LOC121213999 gene encoding chaperone protein dnaJ 6, whose product MGKRKNSGVSRDEEEEVEVENHSSSNEKSLYEVLNVAKTASQQEIKKAYYKLALRLHPDKNPGDEEAKEKFQQLQKVISILGDEEKRAVYDQTGCVDDADLAGDVVENLKTFFRAMYKKVTEADIEEFEVNYRGSDSEKEDLFDLYKKCKGNMNKLFCSMLCSDPKLDSHRFKDLLDEAIAAGELKETKAYGKWANKVTEMKPPTSPLRRKEKFVKQSESDLLAIISQRRSERKDRFDSMFSTLVSKYGGNADSEPTEEEFEAARRKVESRKASNKSKHK is encoded by the exons aTGGGAAAGAGAAAGAACTCTGGGGTTTCACGCGATGAAGAAGAGGAAGTAGAGGTGGAAAATCACTCTTCTTCAAATGAAAAGAGCTTATACGAG GTTCTCAATGTTGCAAAGACGGCATCTCAGCAGGAGATTAAGAAAGCATATTATAAGTTGGCCCTGAGACTACATCCTGATAAAAATCCTGGTGATGAG GAAGCTAAAGAGAAATTTCAGCAATTGCAAAAGGTGATATCCATTCTCGGTGATGAGGAGAAACGAGCCGTCTATGACCAAACTGGTTGCGTCGATGATGCT GACCTTGCTGGAGATGTTGTTGAGAATTTGAAAACCTTTTTCAGGGCTATGTATAAAAAG GTCACTGAGGCTGATATTGAAGAGTTTGAAGTGAACTATAGGGGATCTGACTCAGAGAAGGAAGATTTATTTGATCTTTATAAGAAGTGCAAGGGCAATATGAATAA GCTTTTCTGTTCAATGCTTTGTTCAGATCCTAAGCTTGATTCACACCGTTTCAAGGATTTGCTTGATGAAGCAATAGCTGCCG GGGAACTGAAAGAAACAAAAGCCTACGGGAAATGGGCGAACAAAGTAACTGAAATGAAGCCACCGACCAGTCCATTGAGAAGGAAGGAGAA GTTCGTTAAACAGTCAGAATCAGATCTACTTGCAATT atatCTCAGCGCAGAAGTGAGAGGAAAGACCGGTTTGATTCCATGTTTTCAACATTGGTGTCCAAATATGGGGGTAACGCAGATTCTGAGCCTACTGAGGAAGAATTTGAAGCTGCAAGGAGGAAAGTTGAAAGTCGAAAGGCCTCCAACAAATCAAAGCACAAGTGA